In Candidatus Methylomirabilota bacterium, the genomic stretch GTGACCGTGCAGGCAGGGGTGGCGGTCACGATGTGCTCACCCGGACTCGACTCTAAAGTGGCGATCAGATCTCTGGCCATCCGACCCGCCGCTTTTTGCTGTCCCTCATAATAGGCCGGCAGGCCGCAACATCCCTGGCCCTTGGCATAGTGCACCGTGACGCCATAATGATTCAACACCTTGATCACCGCCTCCCCGATCTCAGGGTAGAACTGATCGATGAGGCAGGTTCCGAACAAGGTCACGGTCCGCTTGGTTTCGCCGCGAGCGGGGAGGACTGCTGCCACCCGGCTTCGGAGGGGACGTGCGGCTACCGCTGGCATGACCCGGAACATGGTCAATTTTTTCAGCGGCCCCGGCAGATTGCGGAGTACCGTCCGTCCCCGCGTGAAGGGGAGCTGCAAGACGCCTCCCAGCCTGACGGCCAGATGATAGAGATTTGGGTTTGGGAGGATCCGGTTCAGGAAAAAGCGGCGGATCCCCCTGGCTTCTCTCTTCTCCTCTTCCTGCTCCACGATCCGGGACCGCATGGCCACGACCATCCTCGGCAGGTCAATCTCGGCGGGACAGGCATCGATACAGGCCCGACAGAGGAGGCAGGCTTCTTGGGGGACCGCCGCGGCCTCCCAGCCGTGGTGGAACGGGGTGATGACGGTGCCGATGACCCCGGTGTAAATATGGCCAAACACATGGCCACCGACGACCCGGTAGGTCGGACAGACATTGGAGCACGAGGCGCATCGGATACAGTAGAGCGCTTCCTTGAATTCTGGATCATCCCGCATCGCCCACCGACCGTTATCGAGGAGGACGATATGCATCTCCGCATCGCTGGGGCCTCGAAATTCGCGAGGTCTCGGGATGTGGCTGGTCCCCGTTTTGCCCGTGATGAAGGTGGTGTAGACCGTAAGCTGCTGGGCGGTGGCCGTCTTGGACAGAAGCTTCAAGTGTGGAGCAGCCGATTCGATGGTCGGGACGATCTTATCGTAGCCGAGCAGGGCCACATGAATGGGAGGAGCACTCGTGACCAGCCGGCCATTGCCCTCGTTAGTAACGATGATGACGGTTCCGGTCTCGGCCACGGCGATGTTAGCCCCAGAGATCCCCATCCCCGCGGCAAGGAATTTCTCGCGGAGCTCTTCCCGGGCCAGGCGCACCATCAGGCTGATGTCCGGGGGGATCGTACGCCCTAACGCCTTGGAGAAGATCTGTGCCACTTCCTCTTTGCTCATGTGCACGCAGGGCATCACGCTGTGTGAGGGATGGTCTCCTGCCTGTTGGATAATCCATTCACCGAGGTCCGCCTCGAGGGGCTGGATCCCCATCTGCTCGAGGTGCCGGTTGAGTTCGATCTCTTCGGACACCATGGACTTGGACTTGACCACGAGCTGGACGCCCCGCTCTTTTGCCAGCTGGCCGATATACCGGCAGGCATCCTCGGCTGTCCCGGCTCGGTACACGTGGGCGCCCACCTGCCTGGCCGCCTCCACGAACTGCTCCGCGAGTTCCGGGAGGCGCTCAACCGCGTCTTCTTTCATGCGGCGAAGGCGCGCGCTCTCTCCGGCGTAGTCGAGGACGGCGAGGGCATTTTCTCTGGCGGTTCGGTAGGCGGTTCCGAATCGGCCCAGGTTTTCTCGAATCCGGGGATTTGCTAACGCCTCAGCTGCGCGGCGCCGAAATGCTTCCTGGCGGGTCATGACCCCTCCCCGGGCGGCGGCAAGAGGAAAATGTACAGCTCCTTCGGTCCATGGACCCCGATGGTCAGCACCCGTTCGATGTCCGCGGTCCGACTCGGGCCCGTCACCCAGGAAAGATACGACGGGAGGCCCCGCGCCTGGGACTTCAGGACAAGGTACCGGGTGAGCAGCAGGCCTTCTTCCAATGAGTCGACCAGCGCATCTTGGTGGAGGAGCGCCACATGGATCTCTGGAAGCATGCTCAGGAGATGCCCATCCACCTCATCCAGGTGGATGAGGACCGAGCCGGTCTCGGCCACCCCTAAGGCCGCTCGGGTAATTCCGATGCCGGCACCGGGGATCGATTCCGGAGCGGGGCCCGTCACCAGCTCGATTCCCGCCTCGGCCAGGGCACGCTCCAGGTTCAAATCTCTGGCGAGGTCAGGCTCGGCCGCCTGACAGCGGGTGATCCCCCTCGCCTTGGCCACACCGGCAATCGAAAAACCGACCACCTGGAGATCAGTTACGACCTGAACAATCCCGCCCACGCGCTCGACCTCGGCTTGAAATCGACCCCGGATGGAGGCCTGGCGGCGACGGCTGGCCACCCTGGTTTGGCGTATCCGCTCCTCTAATTGGTTCAACACGGGCATGAATCAGACCTCCTTCCGCCTCGGGGATAGGGCCTCTACCTAGCACCGGCGTCATCGAAATGTCAAGGCAAGAAGGGGCGGCCGGGAACCTCCAGGGCTCGATGCCGGTTATACGGTACAGAAGGACGACAGAACCGACCGGTTTCCATTCAGCAAATACAAGGAAAGGAGGTGAAAGTTATGAAACGGTATGCAGCTCTGATGCTGGCCGTGGTGTTCTTCGCCGCCCCGACGGTGGCTCTGGCAGACTGGTCTGGCCCGTCCCTGGAGCAGATCTTTGGGGACACCTACGTGGAGACCATCCTGTTTGGTGAGTAATCTCATCGGTTGAACTTCAAAAAGAAAAAGGGCCCCGGACATCCGGGGCCCTTTTTCTTTCGAGTAATCCTCACAACCAGCGCAATCCCCTGACGGTGTTTTCTGTCAAAGGAAAAATGGAGTGTTGTGTCTGGCGTCAGATAGGACCTGGTGCAAGGAAGGACTTAGATCTGGGCCATCTGTTTGGCGACCTCCACCAGCTCGTCCGGGGGAAGATCCGTGACCAGCGAGTAGAGCAGGTTCCCCTTTTTCCAGAGGGCCACGCCATAGCCATCCTGGGACGCGACGTACATCTCGAGGCCGTCCACCCGGCGAAAACCCGACCGCGGGACCTCGACCCCCTGATCGGGCAGGACGAAAAGGGAGACAAGCGTCTTCCCCTTGCTATACAGCAGGCAGGCCACCTTCCGCTCGAGGAAGAAGGTCACATCGCCCCCCATGAAGCGAAGCTCTCCAACTTGCCCCGCCGGGGGATCGACCTCGAAGCCTACCTTGGCCGCTAGCCATTTTCTCACCTGTTGTCGATCAGCGGTGGACTCGGTCGGGGGAGTGCCCCGCATCACGAAGCTGCGGTGATCATTGACGGCCTCGATCAGGATGGGTGGGATTCGCTCACCACCCCGATTCAATAGGGTGAGGGAGACGAGGCTGATCAACACCAGCGCGGCGAACGCCATGCCCCATTGCAGGGTCGGCCTCGGCAGCAGTCCCCGCGTCGGCGCCTCCTTGGGGGTGAGGATCTCTCTCACCTTCTGGCGGAGCTCGGCAGGGGGTTCTCGCCGCGATACCCCGGCAGCCACCTGGTTTCGAATCTCACGTTGCACCGCCAGCGCATCCGCACACGCCGGACAGGTCTCCAGATGGGCCTGCAGCCGCCCCACCTGATCCGGCGCCAGGGTGGCATCCATAAACTCTTGCAGGACCTCTTGAGTTTCTTCGCACGTCGCTCTGTTCTTCATCTCAGTTCTCGTAATCCGTCAACAGTTTTCGCAGCAACTGGCGCCCCCGAAAGAGACGCGTCTTGACCGTATTCTTTGGGCTGTCCATGATGTCGGCGATCTCCTCGACACTCAGCCCCTCCACGTCAGAGAGGAGGATGGCCGTGCGGAACGGATCCGGGAGCTGCTCGAGGGCCTCGGTGAGGTCGGCGCGCACTAGACGGTTCAGGGGCCCTGCCTCTTCTCCACGGACTCCCTCGACCCCGGCCAGCGTGGCGGAACCCCGTTCGGGCTCCGCATCCTCGAGCGCCGGTTCCCGGCTCCGGCGCCAGTAATTATCGATAAAAGCATGCCTCAATATCTTAAACAGCCAAGCCCGCAGATTGGTTCCCGGCTGAAATCGGTGTTGGAACCGGAGCGCCCGGAGGTAGGTCTCCTGAACCAGATCCGCCGCGTCCTCCTCGTTCTTGGCCAGGCCGAGGGCAAAGTTGTACAGGGAGGTCAGGTGCTTTGCGGCCTCGTGCTGGAACGTCGCCGCACCCTCTTCTGTAGCCTCGCTGCGGAGGAGATATTGCTTCAGGAAGCTGAGGGAAAGGGGCATTTCGCTCTTCCCTTCCTTTGAGATATGCTCTGTGGTTGCTGCGCATACCCCTTGCTCGGTAAACGGGTCAGGCGCGTGAAATATTCCTGCCTGCAAGGCAGGCCAGACCCTCTTCCTCGGATTCTATCCGAGACCTGAGAAGGAGACAAGCCGCGAAGGTCAATGCAGGTCGAGCGGGAACCGCGAAGTTAGGCTTCGGTTTGGGCCCCCTCCATGTTACACTCCCGGACTAAGATGGCTCCTTTTTGGAACAGGCAATCGGTAGGCCAGAAGGAAAAAGCGGTGGTCCGGCTGGAGGAGGACCGCCCCCAATACATCATCCGCCTGTTCCTCATCGCTGTGACTGGGTTTAATATCGTCTTGGCCGCGGCTCAGGGTCTTGCAGGAAATTGGGGGTGGGTCGTCACCTTGGTGTTGGTGGGAGTGGTAATTCCAGGGACGATTCCATTCTTGCGACTCACCCAGTCCTTTAAGGAAGGGGTCGTCCCCCTGTCATGGCGGGATCTTCTGGCCGCGTGTATGGGAGCCATCGATGCGGCGGCGATCGTCACTCGGTGGTCCGACGGTCTCGAGGTCACCTCGTGGGTTTCGGTCTTTCTGATCGCGAGCTTCCTGGCCTTTGTCCTGCTCGCCGAGAGCTGATTCCGGTGCGGCGGTTTCTGCCCTCGCCCCGCTAGTGAGAAGCCTCGTTCATGGTTTTCTTGATCCCTCTC encodes the following:
- a CDS encoding sigma-70 family RNA polymerase sigma factor codes for the protein MPLSLSFLKQYLLRSEATEEGAATFQHEAAKHLTSLYNFALGLAKNEEDAADLVQETYLRALRFQHRFQPGTNLRAWLFKILRHAFIDNYWRRSREPALEDAEPERGSATLAGVEGVRGEEAGPLNRLVRADLTEALEQLPDPFRTAILLSDVEGLSVEEIADIMDSPKNTVKTRLFRGRQLLRKLLTDYEN
- a CDS encoding lactate utilization protein, with the translated sequence MPVLNQLEERIRQTRVASRRRQASIRGRFQAEVERVGGIVQVVTDLQVVGFSIAGVAKARGITRCQAAEPDLARDLNLERALAEAGIELVTGPAPESIPGAGIGITRAALGVAETGSVLIHLDEVDGHLLSMLPEIHVALLHQDALVDSLEEGLLLTRYLVLKSQARGLPSYLSWVTGPSRTADIERVLTIGVHGPKELYIFLLPPPGEGS
- a CDS encoding LUD domain-containing protein, giving the protein MTRQEAFRRRAAEALANPRIRENLGRFGTAYRTARENALAVLDYAGESARLRRMKEDAVERLPELAEQFVEAARQVGAHVYRAGTAEDACRYIGQLAKERGVQLVVKSKSMVSEEIELNRHLEQMGIQPLEADLGEWIIQQAGDHPSHSVMPCVHMSKEEVAQIFSKALGRTIPPDISLMVRLAREELREKFLAAGMGISGANIAVAETGTVIIVTNEGNGRLVTSAPPIHVALLGYDKIVPTIESAAPHLKLLSKTATAQQLTVYTTFITGKTGTSHIPRPREFRGPSDAEMHIVLLDNGRWAMRDDPEFKEALYCIRCASCSNVCPTYRVVGGHVFGHIYTGVIGTVITPFHHGWEAAAVPQEACLLCRACIDACPAEIDLPRMVVAMRSRIVEQEEEKREARGIRRFFLNRILPNPNLYHLAVRLGGVLQLPFTRGRTVLRNLPGPLKKLTMFRVMPAVAARPLRSRVAAVLPARGETKRTVTLFGTCLIDQFYPEIGEAVIKVLNHYGVTVHYAKGQGCCGLPAYYEGQQKAAGRMARDLIATLESSPGEHIVTATPACTVTLKQYIPKLVQKDPSWEGRGRSIAGWTRDFSEYLVEVVGLGDGTLGEATGEKVTVTYHDSCSALRGLKIQQPQRRLLRMLARYEVRELDDVGECCGFGGHFSADYPEVAGEVLNRKIAAIERTGADVVVLDSPGCLLQIRGGLLKQGSTIEVKHIAELLAEALD
- a CDS encoding zf-HC2 domain-containing protein; this encodes MKNRATCEETQEVLQEFMDATLAPDQVGRLQAHLETCPACADALAVQREIRNQVAAGVSRREPPAELRQKVREILTPKEAPTRGLLPRPTLQWGMAFAALVLISLVSLTLLNRGGERIPPILIEAVNDHRSFVMRGTPPTESTADRQQVRKWLAAKVGFEVDPPAGQVGELRFMGGDVTFFLERKVACLLYSKGKTLVSLFVLPDQGVEVPRSGFRRVDGLEMYVASQDGYGVALWKKGNLLYSLVTDLPPDELVEVAKQMAQI